From Humisphaera borealis, the proteins below share one genomic window:
- a CDS encoding DUF2726 domain-containing protein has product MTLLLAALVVVALATVVWYSRRLVPPRLPYYAKEHLCSRGEQAFYWVLMHAVPAGMGISMKTRLSDVIGCTTEGWKTGYGAKISQKHVDFVIIDPLTTAILLVIELDDKTHQQADRQTRDVFVDQALAAAGVAILRVPAAREYDLDDLRDQIEHMLRHVAAA; this is encoded by the coding sequence ATGACTCTGCTCCTGGCCGCTCTGGTGGTCGTCGCGCTGGCGACGGTCGTCTGGTACTCGCGCCGGCTCGTTCCGCCTCGCCTGCCTTACTACGCCAAGGAACATCTCTGCTCCAGGGGCGAGCAGGCGTTTTACTGGGTACTGATGCACGCCGTGCCGGCGGGGATGGGCATCTCCATGAAAACCCGCCTGAGCGACGTCATCGGCTGCACCACCGAAGGGTGGAAGACCGGGTACGGCGCCAAGATCTCCCAGAAGCATGTAGATTTCGTCATCATCGATCCCCTTACCACCGCGATACTTCTCGTGATCGAACTCGACGACAAAACCCACCAGCAGGCCGACCGCCAGACGCGCGACGTCTTCGTCGATCAGGCCCTGGCGGCGGCGGGGGTGGCGATCCTCCGCGTCCCGGCGGCGCGGGAGTACGACCTGGACGACCTCCGCGACCAGATCGAACACATGCTCCGCCACGTCGCGGCCGCGTGA